The window GGCCATGCCGCCCGACGTGATGTCGCCCCTGGGCGCCCCACCACCACCGCCCCCCCCGCGCCGCCCGCCGGCCGCCAGCCCGAAGGCCCCAGCGTTCCAGTTGTAGGGCGTGCACAGGGTGCTGTTGTCCTGCTGGGAACCGCACACATGGTAGGTCGTGTGCGCCGTGGTGATCACGTGATACCACTGCGCCGTCGGAAAGTCCTGGTCCGTCCAGCGTCCGGCATTGTTCGTGGACACCGCGCCACCGCCATCATTGCCGGTCACCAGGTGCGTCGGATCATCCGGGTCGATCCACAGATCATGGAAGTCCCCGTGCGTCCCGTTGCCGGCGTTGGTCAGCGTCTTGCCACCGTCCGTGGAACGGAACTGCGACGTGTTCTGCAGGTAGACCACGTCGGCGTTCTTCGGATCCGCAAAGACGTGCGTGTAGTAGAACGCCCGCTGCCGGATCGAGCGATTCTCGTTGATCAATGTCCAGGTCGCCCCGGCATCGTCGCTGCGGAACAGCCCACCCTTGTCGTTCTCCACCAGCGCGTAGACGCGGTTGCCGTTGGCGGGTGAGACCGCCACGCCGATCCGCCCGACCAATCCGGTCGCCGGCATCCCAGGCGCCCGCGTGACCTCGGTCCAGGTCTCCCCACCGTCGGTGGACTTGAACAGCCCGCTTCCGGGGCCACCGCTCGACATCTGGTACTCCTTCCGGTAGGCCTCCCACATCGCCGCGAACATCACGTTCGGGTTCTTCGGATCGATGGTGAGGTCCACGCTCCCGGTCTTGCTGTCCCGGTACAGGACCTTCCGCCAGGTCTTGCCGCCATCTGTCGACTTGTAGACGCCCCGCTCCTCGCTGGGCACGCTGTACTTGCCGAACACCGCGGCATACACCAGGTCCGGGTTGGTGGGATGCACCCGGATCTTGGAGATCGCGTCCACGTTGCGGAAGCCGACATGGTTCCAGGTCTTGCCGCCATCGGTGGATTTATAGATGCCGTCGCCCGGCATGATGTTGCCGCGGATGCAGGTTTCGCCCATGCCGATGTAGACCACGTCGGGATGGCTCTCGCTGACGGCGATCGCCCCAACCGAGGCGCTGCGGACCTGGCCGTCCGTCACCGGTGCCCAGGTTTCGCCCCCGTCGGTCGTCTTCCACAGGCCGCCGCCAACGGCGCCGAAGTACGCCTCGTTCCTGCGACCCCGTACGCCGCTGACCGCAATGGAGCGGCCGCCACGATCGGGGCCGATGTTCCGCCACCGATAGCCGGCCAGGAGGCTGGAGTCGACCGCGGCGGGGGCCAAGTCATGCAGGTGCCCGTCGTGAACGTGCGGCGCCAATGTGATCCACGGCACGGGGGCGGCCGCGTCGGCGAGCCGACCGGCGGGGAAGACCGCCGCCAAGGCGGCAGCGGGGACGACCAGGAGTCGTTTCGAGAGCATGGCAACACGGGGGAGAAATGGGTCAGCCGAGCTGCCCAACGTTGCCACCCCGCCACGACTCGGGCAACTCGGAGGGCTCAGGTTCGAGCCCGCTCAGGGCGATACTCTGGACGACCCGTCGCGACCTGGATGTCCTTCGCTTTCGATCGAGCCACCTACCGGATCCCCTATCCACCCCAGGCCCGCCCCCGGTTCTATCTGGACGGCATGGAGCTGGAAGTGGTGGATTGCTCCGAAACCGGACTCCGCTTTGTGGCCCCCAACGGCAAGCCCCTGCCGGATCCCGAGGCCCGTCTCGCCGGGCAGGTGCGGCTGCTCAGCAAGCCCGAACGTCTCCCAATAGAAGGGCAGGTGCTGCGCTGTTACGGGAACGAGGTCGCCTTGCTGCTCGACAAGCCGGGAATTCCACTCCAGGCCATCTTCGGCGAGCAGCGTTACCTCGCGCGGCGATTCCCCGCTCGATATCGCTGACCCGCCGCCGAGGCCGCGCGAGCCCCTTCCGTAGCAGACCTTCGGCTGAACGGGCACGGCCCCACAAGCACGGCGCGTTCCCCCGGTATTGACGCGCTCCAATCACGCGAACTCCGCATCACTGTCCGCTGGCTGGGCGGTGATGCGCTCTTCTGGCGGTTCGCGCGTTACACGGTGAGCCTGCGACGCTGCCTGCACCAGGGAGTGAACGCTTGCCTTGACGCAGTCCACCGCCGCGGTACCTTCGCCCGCCCCCGGTACCCTCCCTCCCCGCGCCAACGCCGTGACCCATCCCCTGCTGGCGGTGCGCAACCTCGAGGTGGTCTACTCCGACGTCATCCTCGTCCTGCGCGGGGTGAGTCTTGAGGTGCCGCCCCACTCCGTGATCGCGTTGCTCGGTGCCAACGGGGCGGGAAAGACTACCCTGCTGCGTGCCATCACGGGGCTGTTGGGGATTCAGCGCGGGCGCTGCACCAAGGGGCGGGTGGAGGTGGACGGGGTGGAGGTGACCACCGCCACTGCCCCGGCGATTGTTCGCCGCGGGCTCGCCCAGGTCATGGAGGGACGGCGCCTGTTTGCGGAACTCACGGTTGAGGAAAACCTGCGGGTGGGCGGGTTCACGCAACCCGCCACGGACGCGCGGGCGCGCCAGGACCACATCTACGAGATGTTCCCGCGCTTGGCGGAGCGTCGCACGGCGATTGCCGGCTACCTGTCCGGGGGCGAGCAACAAATGGTGGCCATTGGCCGTGCCCTCATGAGCGCGCCACGCCTGCTCCTCCTCGACGAACCATCGTTAGGCCTGGCCCCCAAGGTCGTCGACCAGGTGCGGGAGATCATCGCCACGATCCATGCCTCCGGGACGAGTGTGTTGCTCGTCGAGCAGAACGCGACCATGGCGCTGTCCGTCGCCCAGTACGGCTACGTGATGGAGCACGGCAAGATCGTCCGCGACGGCCCGTCGGCCGAGCTGGCCGAGGACCAGGATGTGCGCGAGTTCTACCTCGGCGGGGGCGTCGGGGACGCGCACCGGTCGTACCGCGACGTCAAGACCTATCGTCGCAAGAAGCGGTGGAGCGCATGACGACCCCCCTGCTGACGGTCGACGGGATCACCCTGCGGTTCGGCGGCGTGTCGGCGCTGACCGGGGTGAGCTTCACCGTGAACCCCGGCGAGCTGTTTGCGATCATTGGACCCAATGGAGCGGGCAAGACCTCGATTTTCAACTGCCTCAACGGCGTCTACAGGCCGACCGAGGGCGCC is drawn from Gemmatimonadota bacterium and contains these coding sequences:
- a CDS encoding PilZ domain-containing protein — translated: MSFAFDRATYRIPYPPQARPRFYLDGMELEVVDCSETGLRFVAPNGKPLPDPEARLAGQVRLLSKPERLPIEGQVLRCYGNEVALLLDKPGIPLQAIFGEQRYLARRFPARYR
- a CDS encoding ABC transporter ATP-binding protein, with protein sequence MLAVRNLEVVYSDVILVLRGVSLEVPPHSVIALLGANGAGKTTLLRAITGLLGIQRGRCTKGRVEVDGVEVTTATAPAIVRRGLAQVMEGRRLFAELTVEENLRVGGFTQPATDARARQDHIYEMFPRLAERRTAIAGYLSGGEQQMVAIGRALMSAPRLLLLDEPSLGLAPKVVDQVREIIATIHASGTSVLLVEQNATMALSVAQYGYVMEHGKIVRDGPSAELAEDQDVREFYLGGGVGDAHRSYRDVKTYRRKKRWSA